One part of the Deinococcus sp. NW-56 genome encodes these proteins:
- a CDS encoding cysteine hydrolase family protein: MSQKDHREIYARTEDGGVQFAASADRWHLYEDYVHLAPHHRGGDLLRFEANLKPFVDDPSRQALVIIDMQNDFCSPGGWTDASGLDYGRCRRAIPGVARALEVAREREMWVIWVYWHNRPDLRNLGAPTLYSFKHTPDQRGIGQELAHGPVLTEGSWGARMVDDLLPLMQEQDIHIEKVRMNGFFGTHLDQVLRTQGIETLLFAGVNVDQCVTSTMEEAYFRDYNAVLLEDACATSSPDFCYDAVVFNARNCWGFSMTTEQLAAATPFVAQGEEGAGS, encoded by the coding sequence TGCAGTTTGCCGCCAGCGCCGACCGCTGGCACCTCTACGAGGACTATGTCCACCTCGCGCCGCACCACCGGGGAGGCGACCTCCTGCGCTTCGAGGCCAACCTCAAGCCCTTCGTGGACGATCCCAGCCGTCAGGCGCTGGTGATCATCGACATGCAGAACGACTTCTGCTCGCCGGGCGGGTGGACCGACGCCTCGGGGCTGGACTACGGGCGCTGCCGCCGGGCGATTCCCGGCGTGGCCCGCGCGTTGGAGGTCGCCCGCGAGCGCGAGATGTGGGTGATCTGGGTATACTGGCACAACCGCCCCGACCTGCGGAACCTCGGGGCGCCCACCCTCTACTCCTTCAAGCACACCCCGGACCAGCGCGGCATCGGGCAGGAACTGGCGCACGGGCCGGTGCTCACCGAGGGGTCGTGGGGCGCCCGCATGGTGGACGACCTGCTGCCGCTGATGCAGGAGCAGGACATCCACATCGAGAAGGTGCGCATGAACGGCTTTTTCGGCACCCACCTCGATCAGGTGCTGCGAACCCAGGGGATCGAGACCCTCCTGTTCGCGGGGGTCAACGTTGACCAGTGCGTGACCTCCACGATGGAGGAGGCGTATTTCCGGGATTACAACGCCGTGCTGCTGGAAGACGCCTGCGCGACCTCCAGCCCGGACTTCTGCTACGACGCGGTCGTGTTCAACGCCCGCAACTGCTGGGGCTTTTCCATGACGACCGAGCAGCTTGCGGCGGCAACGCCCTTCGTGGCCCAGGGGGAGGAAGGGGCCGGGTCATAA
- a CDS encoding flavin monoamine oxidase family protein: MTPQETDVLVVGAGLAGLTAAHRLTGAGCRVRVLEARDRVGGRTHTVRLPVAGVGVDLGGQWVGPNQPHVMALIRELRLEVYPTYDDGDHLAHLRGRTRRYRGLVPPLPPQVLLDYARVVARFEALARQIPRDAPWSAPDAAALDAQTFESWIIRHARTPQTRALLRLYAGAVFSADAAEFSLLHALTYTAHGGGIEGHTLTRGHALQDRVLGGAQGLAQRLADGLPDVRLGSPVMRVRQDAWGVTLETPGGEHHAPHAVLAVPPALLAGVPFDPPLPARRAQLQQRLPMGAVVKFLAVYDRPFWREAGLSGQSLSDRGPVTVTFDTSPPQGTPGVLLGFIEGGEARALMEAGEARRRELALESLARLFGPQARTPLETAESGWMADPYSGGCYGALFGPGTWTGYGPALREPVGRLHWAGAETARTWMNYMDGAVESGERAAGEVLQARAQGAGQ; encoded by the coding sequence ATGACTCCCCAGGAGACGGACGTGCTGGTGGTCGGGGCGGGGCTGGCCGGGCTGACGGCGGCGCACCGCCTGACCGGGGCCGGGTGCCGGGTGCGGGTGCTCGAAGCGCGGGACCGGGTGGGGGGCCGCACCCACACGGTGCGTCTCCCGGTGGCCGGCGTGGGCGTGGACCTGGGCGGGCAGTGGGTCGGCCCCAATCAGCCGCACGTGATGGCCCTCATCCGGGAACTGCGGCTGGAGGTCTATCCCACCTATGACGACGGCGATCACCTCGCCCACCTGCGGGGCCGCACCCGGCGCTACCGGGGCCTGGTGCCGCCGCTGCCCCCACAGGTGCTGCTGGACTACGCCCGCGTGGTCGCCAGGTTTGAGGCGCTGGCCCGCCAGATCCCCCGGGACGCCCCCTGGAGCGCTCCCGACGCGGCGGCCCTCGATGCCCAGACCTTCGAGTCGTGGATCATCCGCCACGCCCGCACCCCCCAGACCCGTGCCCTGCTGCGGCTCTACGCGGGCGCCGTGTTCAGCGCGGACGCGGCCGAGTTCAGCCTGCTGCACGCCCTGACCTACACGGCCCACGGCGGCGGTATCGAGGGCCACACCCTGACGCGCGGCCACGCCCTGCAAGACCGGGTGCTGGGCGGAGCGCAGGGCCTCGCCCAGCGGCTCGCGGACGGGCTGCCCGACGTGCGGCTGGGTTCCCCGGTGATGCGGGTGCGGCAGGATGCGTGGGGCGTCACCCTGGAGACTCCGGGCGGCGAGCACCACGCCCCCCACGCCGTCCTCGCGGTGCCCCCGGCCCTGCTCGCGGGGGTGCCCTTCGACCCACCGCTGCCCGCCCGCCGCGCCCAGCTTCAGCAGCGGCTCCCGATGGGCGCGGTGGTCAAGTTCCTGGCCGTCTACGACCGTCCCTTCTGGCGGGAAGCCGGGCTGAGCGGCCAGAGCCTCAGCGACCGGGGACCGGTGACGGTCACCTTCGACACCAGCCCGCCGCAGGGCACGCCGGGCGTGCTGCTGGGCTTTATCGAGGGCGGCGAGGCGCGGGCGCTGATGGAGGCCGGGGAGGCGCGGCGCCGCGAGTTGGCGCTGGAGAGCCTCGCGCGGCTGTTCGGCCCGCAGGCGCGGACGCCGCTGGAGACGGCGGAATCCGGCTGGATGGCCGACCCCTACAGCGGGGGGTGCTACGGTGCCCTCTTCGGACCGGGGACCTGGACCGGCTACGGCCCGGCCCTGCGTGAGCCGGTGGGCCGCCTGCACTGGGCCGGGGCCGAGACCGCCCGAACGTGGATGAATTACATGGACGGCGCCGTGGAAAGCGGCGAGCGGGCGGCCGGGGAGGTGCTGCAGGCCCGTGCTCAGGGCGCAGGGCAGTAG